One window of Trifolium pratense cultivar HEN17-A07 linkage group LG5, ARS_RC_1.1, whole genome shotgun sequence genomic DNA carries:
- the LOC123883400 gene encoding probable leucine-rich repeat receptor-like protein kinase At2g33170, translating to MLLYEYMEKGSLGELLHGESSSSLDWYSRFQIALGTAHGLSYLHHDCKPRIIHRDIKSNNILIDHEFEAHVGDFGLAKLIDISKSKSMSAVVGSYGYIAPGVQ from the coding sequence ATGCTACTTTATGAGTACATGGAAAAGGGTAGTTTGGGAGAGTTACTTCATGGCGAATCTTCCTCTAGTCTTGATTGGTATTCCAGGTTTCAGATTGCTCTAGGAACTGCACATGGACTCTCTTATTTGCACCATGATTGCAAGCCTAGGATTATTCACCGCGACATCAAGTCCAATAACATACTTATTGATCATGAATTTGAAGCTCATGTTGGTGATTTCGGTTTGGCCAAGCTAATTGATATCTCAAAGTCTAAATCAATGTCTGCAGTTGTTGGTTCTTACGGCTACATTGCACCTG